ATTCTTTTTGGTTGGTTCTACATAAGTAAACCAgttttctttgacaactcattgTTCACATTACTGTGATTTCTCGAGTAAAAATTGCATCTTTTTagctaaagttaaagaaaacaagaagTAAGGATCAAGGAAGACTAAAGTCTCATGAACGTGATAGTGGTAGGATATCTGACAGCGAAAGGGAGCGAGACGACTTTGAACGGGACAAGAAAAAGTATAAGGAGAGGAGTCATCGTTCAATAGACAAAGGTGACTCGGAGAAACCAAAACATGACTCTTCTCAGGATCGTGATTACCAATCTTATTCATCACGAGTGAAGAATTGTAATAGACACCATTAGCTTAGAGCAGCCTGACAAAATGTTACCATGCCCAATATGTTGTCTTTATGGAGCGTAGCTACTTCTCTTTGCATAATAGCTGAGGGTGCCGCCTTTATTAGTGAAACTGTACCACACCCTTTTGCATAAACCGAGGCTTCTCATAATCGCGACATTGATTTCaactattttcatttagttctGCTGAACAATTGACATCCCCATGCTGTCCAAATATATTTGGTCTGCACAAACTCTTTAACATTCAATTAATTTTTCTCGAAATAGACTtcctagtttaaaaataaaaattcatacaaaTGTGAGGTATGACTCCCACTTCCCTTTTCTCCTTCCTTCCATCTACGCAGCCCTCTATTATGTGataagaaactaagaaacaaatagaagcataaaacaacaataaagctAGAAAAAAAAGTGTAAGTATATATAAGCTGGTGGGACTTATATCATTGTAAGTAGAGTTATTCATGagtacaaaaaatacattatGATCACCATATCTGTACACAAAAATAGTACTCCGAACATATTTGACAAAACATCATTGTAAAAGTTACATGATGATCACTACGGCTATACACAAAAGTAGTACAGTACTTCTACATACTACTTGAAAAAACACCATTCCAACTTCAAAATAAAGAGCTTTACCATAATAATAACCCATATCATTGTTGAAGTAGAGCCAAATCTTTTTGAcgatatcaatatcacaatgaaGTTGGAGAGGAaggttttcttctctttctagTCCATTTTTGTTCAAATGAGGAACTTTGTAATTATTGCCGCCACTATCTTTCATCACCTCAATCATATAAGATTGTAAAGTAAGAAATACATGAGTTGTTTcactttcatttcatcaaaaGATCTTTCCACTGCTTTCACTAATTCATCAACATTTTTAGGGGCCTTTTGatattgaagactttggattaCTCTAAAAAAACCAAGATCTAAAACATTTAAATATGGATTGTTCGATGGTTGAAAACACAATCTAATGTCAAATCCATCTTGTCGGGCAGCTtcaataaattcaaaatcattgTTACCAATATGTGGCCTTGCATTATCTTGTTGTAAAAAGATAGGATTATTTGAATCGGAAGCAGGCCAATTTGCTCTAATAGCAGGAAAAACTTTCTCTATCAAGCAAGCTCTAGTGATATCTTTAGTTACTGACTGAATGGGCTTTGTTTCCATAGTTCCTGCTGTTCGATTTTTGCCATTCCGCTTAGCTGGATCCTTAACTACAAACGAAAAAATACCTATTTTTC
The DNA window shown above is from Capsicum annuum cultivar UCD-10X-F1 unplaced genomic scaffold, UCD10Xv1.1 ctg34154, whole genome shotgun sequence and carries:
- the LOC124891332 gene encoding uncharacterized protein LOC124891332 gives rise to the protein MSSLDVSLRLRGKVGRKRIGVDINQVKEIPLCRRTNIRSLAFAMNMEKSTVFQRVKDGTLRPLSNSIKPQLTKETKRYYLLPGEHEPDPYSSYKSKNFIPKVMFMAAVARPRFDENGIELFSGKIGIFSFVVKDPAKRNGKNRTAGTMETKPIQSVTKDITRACLIEKVFPAIRANWPASDSNNPIFLQQDNARPHIGNNDFEFIEAARQDGFDIRLCFQPSNNPYLNVLDLGFFRVIQSLQYQKAPKNVDELVKAVERSFDEMKVKQLMYFLLYNLI